In Chromobacterium rhizoryzae, one genomic interval encodes:
- a CDS encoding MarC family NAAT transporter, whose amino-acid sequence MLKTLSLQFLFGGLLSLITITNPLSKIPLFITLTREMSDSARDNQARRACVFAAAIMVVSLLAGNVIMSAFGISYGALRISGGFVVAVLGYRMLFLSQDPGNAPKTGEREDYAFFPLAMPGISGPGTIAVVIGISTEIAELTTLPAKALAFAMTFAAIGGTCFGMWLTLKSSQLIAQRLGRGGREVMTRLMGFLLICIGVQFVGSGIRTFMAGS is encoded by the coding sequence ATGCTCAAGACGTTGTCGCTCCAATTCCTGTTCGGCGGGCTGCTCAGCCTGATCACCATCACCAACCCGCTATCCAAGATTCCGCTGTTCATCACCCTGACCCGCGAGATGAGCGACTCTGCGCGCGACAATCAGGCGCGCCGCGCCTGCGTGTTCGCAGCCGCAATCATGGTGGTCAGCCTGCTGGCCGGCAACGTGATCATGTCCGCCTTCGGCATTTCCTACGGCGCGCTGCGCATTTCCGGCGGCTTCGTCGTCGCCGTGCTCGGCTACCGCATGCTGTTCCTGTCTCAGGACCCGGGCAACGCGCCCAAGACCGGCGAACGCGAGGACTACGCCTTCTTCCCGCTGGCCATGCCCGGCATCAGCGGCCCCGGCACCATCGCCGTGGTCATCGGCATTTCCACCGAGATCGCCGAACTGACCACGCTGCCGGCCAAGGCGCTGGCCTTCGCGATGACCTTCGCCGCCATCGGCGGCACCTGCTTCGGCATGTGGCTGACGCTGAAATCCTCGCAGCTGATCGCCCAGCGTCTGGGCCGCGGCGGCCGCGAAGTGATGACGCGGCTGATGGGCTTTTTGCTGATCTGCATCGGCGTGCAGTTCGTCGGTTCCGGCATCCGCACCTTCATGGCCGGCTCCTAA
- a CDS encoding copper chaperone PCu(A)C, producing the protein MQKTLSALLGLCLLSAGAMAHEFKLGDMKIGHPWSRAMPESSPTGGVYLSLSNRGKAADKLLSASTPRADKAELHTHINDKGVMRMREVAGGVAVAAGQEVKFAPGSYHVMLMGLKQPLRVGDRFPLTLRFEKAGSVTVEVVVEDGVAAAAPAEHAH; encoded by the coding sequence ATGCAAAAGACATTGAGCGCCCTGTTGGGCCTGTGCCTGCTGAGCGCCGGCGCGATGGCGCACGAATTCAAGCTGGGCGATATGAAGATCGGCCATCCATGGAGCCGGGCGATGCCGGAAAGCAGCCCCACCGGCGGCGTTTACCTGTCGCTGAGCAATCGCGGCAAGGCCGCGGACAAACTGTTGTCCGCCAGCACGCCGCGCGCGGACAAGGCCGAACTGCACACCCACATCAACGACAAGGGCGTGATGCGCATGCGCGAAGTGGCCGGCGGCGTGGCCGTGGCCGCAGGCCAGGAAGTCAAGTTCGCGCCCGGCAGCTATCACGTGATGCTGATGGGCCTGAAGCAGCCGCTACGCGTGGGCGACCGCTTTCCGCTGACATTGCGATTCGAGAAAGCGGGCAGCGTGACCGTGGAAGTGGTGGTGGAAGACGGCGTGGCCGCCGCCGCGCCGGCCGAGCACGCGCATTGA